One Stigmatopora nigra isolate UIUO_SnigA chromosome 1, RoL_Snig_1.1, whole genome shotgun sequence DNA segment encodes these proteins:
- the spsb1 gene encoding SPRY domain-containing SOCS box protein 1, with amino-acid sequence MGQKVPGGIKTIDMRDTAFSPLKLELQALNHSKPSRLDLLLDMPPTGADVQIQHSWNNDDRSLNIFVKDDNKLVFHRHPVAQSTDAIRGRVGYTRGLHVWEISWAMRQRGTHAVVGVATGDAPLHSVGYTALVGSNSESWGWDLCRSKLYHDSKNHSGKTYPPFLEPDEPFIIPDSLLVVLDMDEGTLGYVVDGHYLGVAFRGLKGRKLYPVVSAVWGHCEIRIRYINGLDPEPLSLMDLCRRSVRVALGRERLGEIHRLPLPAFLKNYLLYQ; translated from the exons ATGGGGCAAAAAGTCCCAGGCGGCATCAAAACTATTGATATGCGGGATACGGCCTTCAGCCCCCTGAAGCTGGAGCTGCAGGCCTTGAACCACAGCAAGCCTTCTCGACTGGACCTGCTGCTGGACATGCCGCCCACCGGCGCCGACGTCCAGATCCAGCACTCGTGGAACAACGACGACCGCTCGCTCAACATCTTCGTCAAGGACGACAACAAGCTGGTCTTCCACAGGCACCCGGTGGCGCAGAGTACGGACGCCATCCGGGGCCGCGTGGGCTACACCAGGGGACTGCACGTGTGGGAAATCAGCTGGGCCATGCGGCAGAGGGGCACGCACGCCGTAGTCGGGGTGGCGACCGGTGACGCGCCGCTCCACTCGGTGGGCTACACGGCGCTGGTGGGCAGCAACAGCGAGTCCTGGGGTTGGGACCTGTGCCGGAGTAAACTCTACCACGACAGCAAGAACCATTCGGGGAAAACCTACCCGCCCTTCCTGGAGCCCGACGAGCCCTTCATCATACCGGACTCCCTCTTGGTGGTTCTGGACATGGACGAAGGAACTCTGGGCTACGTTGTGGACGGCCATTATCTGGGGGTGGCCTTCAGGGGACTCAAAGGCAGGAAGCTCTACCCGGTGGTCAGCGCCGTGTGGGGACACTGTGAAATACGAATCCGGTACATAAATGGACTCGACC CCGAACCTCTGTCTCTGATGGACCTGTGTCGGCGCTCGGTTCGGGTGGCCTTGGGGAGAGAGCGTTTGGGTGAAATCCACAGACTACCCTTGCCGGCCTTCCTCAAGAACTACCTGCTCTACCAATGA
- the gpr157 gene encoding G-protein coupled receptor 157, whose product MAATTHNQTVVYLSERVVVLFSCFMSFVGSSLIILTYVTLADLRTTPRKLLLFLSLSDWLSAASYAFGVAKRFESDSWDCVVQGAISTFSNTSSFFWTVAIAVYLYVFIVRSSQRTADGLVLFFHLVSWGVPLAITVAAVCLNKIGYTASEVSVGWCWIKIHAADRVLWMLLTGKIWEFLAYLTLPVLYILIKRHIHKAHAALSEYRPLVANRTTSYSFSSMADMKLTLIPVIFIVLRIWSTIRFVLLLVGSPARLNPVLVTLHGIGNTSQGAANCVMFVLFTAPIRTRLLSSLCCCRDNSFGTQQTQDGNHEREDDVTDVTHTDR is encoded by the exons ATGGCGGCGACGACACACAACCAAACCGTTGTGTACTTGTCCGAGCGGGTGGTGGTGTTATTTTCCTGCTTCATGTCGTTTGTGGGCTCTTCGCTCATTATTCTAACTTACGTGACTTTGGCTGACTTGCGGACGACTCCGCGCAAGTTGCTCCTGTTCTTGTCGCTGTCCGACTGGCTCTCGGCGGCGTCCTACGCCTTCGGTGTGGCGAAGAGATTCGAGTCCGATTCCTGGGACTGCGTGGTCCAAGGAGCCATATCCACGTTCTCTAACACCAGCTCCTTTTTCTGGACTGTGGCCATCGCCGTCTACTTGTACGTTTTCATCGTCCGCTCGAGTCAGAGAACTGCCGACGGGCTTGTGCTGTTCTTTCATCTGGTCAG CTGGGGAGTTCCTCTGGCTATCACAGTAGCGGCTGTGTGTCTCAACAAGATTGGCTACACGGCGTCCGAGGTGTCTGTGGGCTGGTGCTGGATTAAAATCCACGCCGCTGACCGTGTCCTGTGGATGCTTCTGACTGGAAAAATCTGGGAATTCTTGGCTTACCTCACCCTCCCTGTCCTTTACATCCTCATAAAAAGACACATCCACAAAGCG CACGCGGCACTCTCTGAGTACCGTCCACTGGTGGCCAACAGGACGACATCGTACTCGTTTTCGTCCATGGCGGATATGAAGCTGACTCTCATTCCCGTCATCTTTATCGTGTTACGCATTTGGAGCACAATCCGCTTTGTCCTGTTGCTGGTTGGATCGCCTGCAAGACTCAACCCTGTGCTGGTGACGCTACAT GGTATCGGAAACACTTCGCAGGGAGCGGCTAACTGCGTCATGTTTGTGCTGTTCACCGCGCCGATTCGCACGCGCCTCTTGAGCTCGCTCTGCTGCTGCCGTGATAACTCTTTTGGGACGCAACAAACGCAGGATGGGAACCACGAGAGGGAGGACGACGTCACCGATGTCACCCACACCGATAGGTGA
- the LOC144203928 gene encoding alpha-N-acetylgalactosaminide alpha-2,6-sialyltransferase 2-like, translating into MSRPSPFRKATILGVEWVMAIHTSRIFTWLLLTSVGFVLVVLCQEQFKVNRWANFIVQFQTIVSKRHGAETATSPAILNASTVTKPVTSTPVKAFKPTREKTSTRGVARETSMPLLFAKNFSKLPVWDFEDVYNQDAAPVNRGCKTSVRNSKDENFKEAFLPNVRLYLHKDNINMSEWNRLSHFNNPFGFMGFYHKDVMSSVKLIPEPKEPLLIPRPGSNGCIRCAVVGNGGILNGSKMGKEIDAHDYIFRMNGAVTEGYEEDVGNRTSVYVHTAHSITMSLYVFKKYGYKSAPHDDGIKYVMIPEGMRDFQWLQGLLRGERVSQGPYHNQRPRTYYSGQYNESRFYVLHQDFLRYVRNRFLKSPNLNKGFWAIVRPTNGAFALFLALHTCDSVDAYGFMTRDYAKYSNYYCEKYAKSHVIFYANHDYWMEMKMWEKLHNSKIIRLYQRSENQPPAKT; encoded by the exons ATGTCTCGTCCCTCACCTTTCAGGAAAGCGACTATCCTGGGAGTCGAGTGGGTCATGGCCATCCACACATCCAGGATTTTTACGTGGCTGCTTCTCACTTCCGTCGGATTCGTGCTAGTCGTTCTATGTCAGGAGCAATTTAAAGTGAAcag ATGGGCCAATTTCATTGTACAATTTCAAACTATCGTCTCCAAACGGCATGGCGCGGAAACCGCCACCAGTCCCGCCATCTTAAATGCTAGCACGGTCACCAAACCGGTGACGTCAACACCCGTCAAAGCCTTCAAGCCCACCCGAGAAAAAACATCGACACGTGGTGTAGCCCGCGAGACCTCCATGCCCCTTCTCTTCGCCAAAAACTTCTCCAAACTTCCCGTGTGGGATTTCGAAGATGTGTACAACCAGGACGCCGCGCCCGTGAACCGA GGGTGCAAAACATCTGTGAGGAATTCAAAGGATGAGAACTTCAAGGAAGCGTTCCTTCCCAACGTACGTTTGTACCTGCACAAGGATAACATCAACATGAGTGAATGGAACAGACTCTCCCATTTTAACAATCCCTTTGGCTTCATGGGATTCTATCACAAAG atgttatGTCTTCAGTTAAATTAATCCCGGAACCAAAGGAACCTCTCCTCATCCCCCGCCCAGGCAGTAATGGTTGTATCCGCTGCGCTGTGGTGGGAAACGGCGGCATCCTCAATGGCTCAAAAATGGGGAAAGAAATTGACGCACACGATTATATATTTCG GATGAACGGCGCCGTCACCGAGGGGTACGAAGAGGACGTGGGCAACAGAACGTCCGTGTATGTGCACACGGCGCACTCCATCACCATGTCATTGTATGTGTTCAAGAAATACGGCTACAAGTCAGCGCCCCATGATGAC GGGATCAAATATGTCATGATTCCAGAGGGCATGAGAGACTTCCAGTGGCTCCAAGGACTCCTTAGAGGAGAGAGGGTATCCCAGGGCCCCTACCATAACCAAAG GCCTCGCACGTACTACTCGGGGCAATACAACGAGAGCCGCTTCTACGTTCTTCATCAGGACTTTCTGCGATATGTTCGAAACAG gTTTTTGAAGTCTCCAAATCTGAACAAAGGTTTTTGGGCGATAGTCCGACCAACCAATGGTGCTTTTGCACTCTTTCTGGCTCTTCATACATGTGACAGT GTTGACGCGTACGGGTTCATGACGAGAGATTACGCCAAGTACTCCAACTACTATTGCGAGAAGTACGCCAAGAGCCACGTCATTTTCTACGCCAATCACGACTACTGGATGGAAATGAAAATGTGGGAAAAACTACACAACAGCAAAATTATTCGTCTGTATCAAAGAAGTGAAAATCAACCACCTGCAAAGACTTAA